The Anastrepha ludens isolate Willacy chromosome X, idAnaLude1.1, whole genome shotgun sequence genome includes a window with the following:
- the LOC128869274 gene encoding uncharacterized protein LOC128869274, which produces MIERVLKTHEAINITLLSLSKAPQPLTADEINILKDLSQILSPFDIASKEVSSNSKVTVSLVIPVTCGLLNNLENSTKNLLTEVGLKVNEFLIDCVIKRLYKYEDRTVTSISTLLDPRFKKQGFRSQYNAKNAEKLLIEELIHLSKSSAPTSEPPTPIDQPKPTRHPLYEFVKINIENLPRTKRSDAIIDLQQYIGKHHSLGDVDPLKYWQHNENSIKGLTTKYFCIPASSTESDRLFSKAGQIITERRAALKAKHVDMLLFLSHNSRILAED; this is translated from the exons ATGATTGAAAGAGTCTTAAAAACACATGAAGCAATCAATATAACACTTCTAAGTTTGTCGAAAGCGCCACAGCCTCTCACAGCTGACGAAATCAACATATTAAAAGACTTGTCACAAATACTTTCTCCCTTTGACATTGCTTCCAAAGAAGTGTCATCGAATTCTAAAGTCACAGTATCACTAGTTATTCCAGTTACTTGTGGCCTTTTAAACAACTTGGAAAATAGCACAAAAAATCTTCTTACCGAAGTTGGCCTTAAAGTAAacgaatttttaattgattgcGTAATCAAAAGGTTGTACAAGTACGAAGATCGCACAGTAACTAGCATTTCTACATTGCTTGATCCAAGGTTTAAAAAACAAGGTTTCCGTTCGCAATACAATGccaaaaatgctgaaaaacttttaattgaaGAACTTATTCATCTGAGCAAGTCTTCAGCTCCCACCTCAGAGCCACCAACACCAATTGATCAACCAAAACCAACACGACATCCTCTTTAtgaatttgtaaaaatcaacATAGAAAATTTGCCTAGGACCAAGCGCTCCGATGCAATAATTGATTTACAACAATATATTGGGAAACATCACTCCTTGGGCGATGTTGATCCCCTCAAATATTGGCAG CATAACGAAAATAGTATAAAAGGCCTTACtacgaaatatttttgcattcctGCTTCATCGACAGAGTCGGATCGATTGTTCAGCAAAGCTGGACAAATTATAACGGAACGAAGAGCTGCCTTAAAAGCTAAGCATGTGGACATGCTCCTTTTTCTTAGTCACAATTCTCGGATCTTGGCAGAAGACTGa